In a genomic window of Candidatus Zixiibacteriota bacterium:
- a CDS encoding toll/interleukin-1 receptor domain-containing protein has product MEEEKESRVFIGKSLRVFVSYSTRDKKIAGAIKQCLEQYGMDVFLAHEDITPSAKWQEEIIRELRQSDVFLPLLTKNFQGSEWTDQETGIAFGDEKFIIPLKVDIDPYGFISRFQALKFEYVIEIDEYENDKYSCIDSSLKIIESIFNNKNLKDNLQDCLIKSFVGSTSYVDAADKAQLLSKLDDFSKDQINEIVRGSIEQTQVHKSWKAHSFLKELISKHDKDIDPVRKKELSELIELYRLKFE; this is encoded by the coding sequence ATGGAAGAGGAGAAGGAGTCAAGGGTTTTTATCGGTAAATCTTTAAGAGTTTTTGTGAGTTACTCTACACGTGATAAAAAAATAGCTGGAGCAATCAAGCAGTGCTTGGAGCAATACGGCATGGACGTTTTCTTGGCCCACGAGGATATTACTCCAAGCGCTAAATGGCAAGAAGAAATAATTAGAGAATTGAGACAAAGCGATGTATTCCTTCCATTATTGACAAAGAACTTCCAGGGGTCTGAGTGGACTGACCAAGAAACAGGAATAGCATTTGGAGACGAAAAATTTATTATTCCTCTTAAAGTCGACATTGACCCTTACGGGTTTATTTCGAGGTTTCAGGCTTTAAAATTCGAATATGTAATAGAAATTGACGAGTATGAAAACGATAAGTACTCATGTATTGATTCGAGTCTTAAGATTATTGAATCAATCTTCAATAATAAGAATCTGAAAGATAATCTTCAGGACTGTCTTATCAAGTCATTCGTCGGGAGCACCAGCTACGTAGACGCAGCAGATAAAGCCCAATTATTGTCAAAACTCGACGATTTTTCCAAGGACCAGATTAATGAGATTGTCAGAGGAAGCATAGAGCAAACGCAGGTTCACAAATCTTGGAAAGCCCATAGCTTTCTGAAAGAGTTAATTTCGAAACATGATAAAGACATTGATCCCGTTAGAAAAAAGGAGCTATCTGAACTAATAGAATTATATAGATTGAAATTTGAGTGA